The following are encoded in a window of Poecile atricapillus isolate bPoeAtr1 chromosome 21, bPoeAtr1.hap1, whole genome shotgun sequence genomic DNA:
- the TLCD2 gene encoding TLC domain-containing protein 2 gives MPMAFSPGLLVVAGSFAAFRLLNRGLERLVPPPPSARRNRWKWRNIWTSLAHSVLSGGGALAGFYLHPEMSNDLVGTHPPGAHSLVAVSVGYFLEDFVDMLCNQKLHQSWELLFHHSVVIICFGIAVLLHQYVGFALVALLVEINSIFLHLRQILLMANLVHTTCYRLNSLINLGTYVVFRIATLAWMTRWLFLNRQNVPPATYAVGTVGMAIMTPMNIILFYRLLRSDFFKSRRDVRREKED, from the exons ATGCCCATGGCTTTCAGCCCGGGGCTGCTGGTGGTGGCCGGTTCCTTCGCCGCTTTCCGCCTGCTGAACCGGGGGCTGGAGCGGCTCGTGCCGCCGCCGCCCTCGGCCCGGCGCAACCGCTGGAAGTGGCGCAACATCTGGACATCGCTGGCACACAGCGTGCTCAGCGGCGGCGGGGCGCTGGCCGG GTTCTACCTCCACCCCGAGATGTCCAACGACCTGGTGGGCACACACCCGCCCGGGGCGCACAGCCTGGTCGCCGTGTCTGTAG GCTATTTCCTTGAAGACTTTGTGGACATGTTGTGCAATCAGAAACTTCATCagtcctgggagctgctctttCATCACTCTGTG gtGATCATCTGCTTTGGTATTGCTGTGCTGCTCCACCAGTACGTTGGCTTTGCCCTCGTGGCTTTACTGGTGGAGATCAACTCCATCTTCCTCCACCTGCGGCAGATCCTGCTCATGGCCAACCTGGTGCACACCACCTGCTACCGCCTCAACAGCCTCATCAACCTGGGCACCTACGTGGTGTTCCGCATCGCCACGCTGGCCTGGATGACCCGCTGGCTCTTCCTCAATCGCCAGAACGTGCCCCCGGCCACCTACGCCGTGGGCACGGTGGGCATGGCAATCATGACCCCCATGAACATCATCCTCTTCTACCGCCTGCTGCGGAGTGACTTCTTCAAATCCAGACGGGACGTGCGGCGGGAGAAGGAGGACTAG